A window of Proteus columbae contains these coding sequences:
- a CDS encoding IbrB-like domain-containing protein gives MTIETVFSSLKDYLLKLNDEQKIEAINKIKLFLHQISPFKNEPIDCVLWIKQNKVVANDYNPNVMSPTEKRLLKTSLIKDGYTQPVVVLSAQQNKTKQLQWQIVDGYHRYLLSKENALKKRINNYLPVTILDVKNNTISDQIATTIRHNRARGQHQVAAMSDIVRDLSRLGWSDKRIGDELGMSQDEVLRLKQICGLTELFSKHNFSEAWTVK, from the coding sequence ATGACTATTGAAACAGTGTTTTCTTCGCTAAAAGATTATCTGCTAAAACTAAATGATGAGCAAAAAATCGAAGCTATCAACAAAATCAAATTATTTCTTCATCAAATTAGTCCATTCAAAAATGAACCTATAGATTGTGTTCTTTGGATAAAGCAAAATAAAGTCGTAGCAAATGACTACAACCCTAATGTTATGTCTCCCACAGAAAAGAGATTACTCAAAACCTCATTGATAAAAGACGGTTATACTCAACCCGTTGTAGTATTATCTGCACAACAAAATAAAACTAAACAATTGCAGTGGCAAATCGTTGATGGCTATCATCGTTATTTATTAAGTAAAGAAAACGCCTTAAAAAAACGAATTAATAATTATTTACCAGTCACCATCCTTGATGTTAAAAACAACACAATATCAGATCAAATAGCAACCACTATTCGTCATAATCGAGCAAGAGGACAACATCAAGTCGCAGCTATGTCAGATATAGTTAGAGATCTATCCAGATTGGGATGGAGCGATAAACGGATTGGTGATGAACTAGGTATGTCACAAGATGAAGTATTACGCTTAAAACAAATCTGTGGGTTAACAGAATTATTTTCAAAGCACAATTTCTCAGAAGCTTGGACCGTAAAATAA